A segment of the Anopheles cruzii chromosome 2, idAnoCruzAS_RS32_06, whole genome shotgun sequence genome:
agagagagcgagttcCAACATAAATCGATCACTTAGCGCGGGGCAGCTTTCGAATAAGGTTTTAAGATCCGCCCAGATTTAGGACCCCATTTAGGCGAATAATTAAACAGCGGGTCGAATTTGGGAAAACCGTCAGCGAACACGTGCGCGATGGCGTAACGAGCTCCACCAGCCGGTTCCATGTGTTTCGGGCACTTAAAATAGCACTTTCGACCCACTGTCGCTTCCGGGGAGGGCCGTGGTCGTGACTGAGGACACTCGCGACGAAACCCGCCAGGCCATGAACCCGATGGACGACGCGACGACGAGTCCAATTAATATCGCGCATCGCTCCATCGCTGCGCCGCAGCTGATGAAGCTGTTGATCTCCACCATCTCGTGTGACCTCCTCGAAGATAATCTGTGACTTCTATTTTTAAGCCCAGTCCGGGCGCGCCCCCAGGGCGCGTATCTTGATCTCTCgaactctctgtctctctcgaggtttttcttgtttggttTCTGTGTCCATTCTCGCGCGTGGCCTGTGAATGGGGACGCGGCGCGTGCTAGAACACCGAGTCCGAGTTTCCGAGTTCCGTGAGGAGGTCGGTCATTAAAAACACTCTTTTGGAGGGTTGTGTCACAGGAGTTGCAGCGGCCATATACAAATTGTGCACCATTTTACTGTTAATTACTTATCACCTCACCGTGGCGGCCATTGCGTCAGAGGAAGACGATTGCCCGGCTGCTTTTGGTAATGAAATGCTGGCGAAACTCGCTGGCAGGGGCTCGGAAAAACGGCGCCCCGTTTTACAACCGGAACCTCGGCGCGGGATTAGTATACTGACCGGTGGCTGGATGGCCAGCCACCCGTAGAATCGTAAAAAAGATAGCTCaactggatgatgatgatcattaACTAGTTGAGGGCACCGCCGAATAACGaagccgctgctgctgctgctgtggagaAGGCGCGGAAAACTAGGGCCATCTAGGCCAGTAGTGGGAAAAGGggcacgaccgaccggcggcggcgagtgacAGAGGCTTATAACGGACCGGCTGTCCGCTACGGTACCGGAAACGGTTCGTCAAAAGGGGCGCACGAGACCGTTCTCCGCGGGGAAAGAACGGAAGAACACGCCGATGACCTGCAAGAGCCGCACCCGACGCCAGATGATCTCCGGCCGATCGATTCCCCGGGCCGAGAGTTGACCATGGCCAACATATAAATCATTGCAATGGCCATCAACACCGGAGTGCCGGAGACGATATTCCAGTTTCCCACCCGGGGGTAATCGGCGGATGTTGGTGTGTGGCCGGAGCGGAAAAGAAGCGGAAATGACAAATGCAGTTTTATCGCAGGACAGGCGGCCACACCCGGGTCGGACGGGCGGCCGACTTGGTCCATTAACTAGGACTCTATATTAAGAAAAATTACCACCCAGTCTTGGCCATCATCGTGGAACTATTGAGTTAAAAATACATTACGGACCAGAGAATGAGTTCCTCTCGAGGAGTCCCGGTGGCCAATGGAGAGcgtaaaaatattattgacCCTTCGCGAGAATTTACAAGCAAATTACAAGTGTCTATGGGACGAAAGTAACGAACCGCGGGTGACGCTTAGACTTTGAATGAATCGTTCCTATTCAGGACGGGTTTGGCCAGCACCACACAAAACAGACTCTGCTCATTCAACCCACCGCGCCCGAGAGGCCAGTCAAAACACACGCAGCCACTAAACGGATGACACATCGGCCGGAGCCCCGTGAGACACTCTGGCCGATCGATACTAAAAACCGATTGAAGTGCCTCACAGGGAGAGCCACCGCGGGACAGAAAATGTGCGTGGTTCTCGGACATAAACCATCTGCCCGTTAACGGCGTTTAATAAAGAGTAGCTTTAACTCCGTTTTGAGACGTCGCGAAGAAGATCATCCCGCGGTTTCACGGcgctcggttccgttcggttcgagaCCAACATATGAACCCAACCCGCAAACTGTGACAATCTTTTCACCGACTGCTAATTAACGATTCCGAAGTGTCTACAATCgtaagaaaaggaaaatcagAACCCGTGTCTCACCTGTGTTCCGGTAGCCGCTTCAGTTCGGCCATATCAAGCTCCAGCCGCAGGTTGGCCACCTCGCACAGCAACCGATCCCGGTCGACGGTAATCTCCTTCAGCTTTTCACGCAACCAGTGGTTTTCCATCTCCAGTTCCTGCGGGGAAACGAACTCCcccgggtgctggtggtcaaCAACTCCGCCATCGGCGGCAAGCACCATCTGAGGCATCGAGTGTGACGACAATGAACTTGCCAACTGCACCGCGGGGTTGATGGCTTCCACGATACCGTTGCTGCAGCTGGCGCTGGGCGAGGCTGGGGTCGGTTGCATTCCGGCGCCCCCCCCCAGcaccggcgtcggcggtggcggaacaCACTCACTATCGCACATtctgcacacacgcacgttaCTTCTTGAATATACTCAAAGCCAACTAGGACTTTTTCGGAACACTCTCTCGACAACCTCTCTCACCACGCAAGGATCTTCATCTCACCAAGGCTCATCTCATCACCCAGCGGCAGGGATCTTCACTTCCTACGCACGGTGAACTCATCACGTGCCCGGACACTTTTCACCTTGCCAATGCAACTGTTGCACACTTCTTCTTATGCAATATTGTGCAATTTTAGCAGCCTCGGAAGAAAGGGGTCGAAAGGGGTCGCGAACGGCAGGAGGTGTCTCTCCTGTTTTGCTGTGTTCTGCTTCACACTCTGGCACGATTTATTTCACGTAACGCACACCAGCGAGAGCGCAACACTCGCCATACGTTTTCCGGTGTGTCCTGGACCCTGGAAAagctgcgtcgtcgtcgtcggaaaagAGCAGCAGCTGAGATAAATTGTGTCACCGCCCGGTTTCGCGCGCCGTGCGTGCGGAAAACCGGTCAccaatacacgcacacacacacacacacgaacgggGGACAACAAAAGACAAAAGCCACTTTTTGCCGCTACTGTTGCGCGTTTTGGCTGCGGTTATTATTTTCTGATTTCTTCT
Coding sequences within it:
- the LOC128269385 gene encoding uncharacterized protein LOC128269385, translating into MQPTPASPSASCSNGIVEAINPAVQLASSLSSHSMPQMVLAADGGVVDHQHPGEFVSPQELEMENHWLREKLKEITVDRDRLLCEVANLRLELDMAELKRLPEHR